From the genome of Pedobacter sp. MC2016-14, one region includes:
- the fsa gene encoding fructose-6-phosphate aldolase, whose translation MKFFIDTANLDQIKEAQDLGILDGVTTNPSLMAKEGITGEDNVIAHYKAICALVDDKVSAEVISTTYEEIIKEGEALAALDAKIVVKVPMIKDGIKAIKYFSSKGIRTNCTLIFSAGQALLAAKAGATYVSPFLGRLDDIGTEGLTLIEDIRLIFDNYGYPTEILAASIRGPLHIISCAKLGADVMTGPLSAILGLLKHPLTDSGLATFLADHKKAAEAAKVV comes from the coding sequence ATGAAATTTTTTATTGACACCGCCAACCTTGATCAGATTAAAGAAGCTCAGGATCTTGGTATTTTAGATGGCGTAACCACCAACCCAAGCTTAATGGCTAAAGAAGGTATTACTGGTGAAGACAATGTAATTGCCCACTACAAAGCCATTTGTGCTCTTGTAGACGATAAAGTAAGTGCAGAAGTAATCTCTACCACTTACGAAGAAATCATTAAAGAAGGCGAAGCGCTTGCTGCCCTGGACGCTAAAATTGTAGTTAAAGTTCCAATGATTAAAGATGGTATCAAAGCCATTAAATATTTCAGTTCAAAAGGAATCAGAACCAACTGTACTTTAATTTTCTCTGCAGGACAGGCTTTATTAGCTGCTAAAGCTGGTGCAACTTACGTTTCTCCATTTTTAGGCCGTCTGGATGATATAGGTACAGAAGGTCTTACTTTAATTGAAGACATCCGTTTAATTTTCGACAATTACGGTTACCCTACAGAAATTCTTGCTGCATCTATCCGCGGACCATTACACATCATTAGCTGTGCTAAATTGGGTGCTGATGTGATGACTGGCCCGTTATCAGCAATTTTAGGTTTATTAAAACACCCATTAACTGATAGTGGCCTGGCTACTTTCCTTGCAGATCATAAAAAAGCAGCAGAAGCAGCTAAAGTTGTTTAG
- a CDS encoding HAD-IIIA family hydrolase, which translates to MNKAVFLDRDGVLNHEMNDYICRVEDFEVLEYQIPPLKKLYDEGYMLIVITNQGGIALNRYTEDTLATMHQMLFDKFAAQGAVITKAYHCAHHPTVSEECDCRKPKSGMLLEAIATYDIDPALSVMIGDKPRDVEAANGAGVKGILIEPDEQLSYEHIKEVLAS; encoded by the coding sequence ATGAATAAAGCTGTTTTTCTTGACCGCGATGGGGTCCTTAACCATGAAATGAATGACTACATTTGCAGGGTAGAAGATTTTGAAGTGCTGGAATATCAAATTCCACCTTTAAAAAAATTGTATGATGAAGGCTACATGCTCATTGTAATTACCAATCAGGGCGGTATTGCTTTAAACAGGTATACTGAAGATACGCTGGCTACAATGCACCAGATGCTATTTGATAAATTTGCAGCTCAGGGCGCAGTAATTACAAAAGCTTACCATTGTGCACATCACCCTACTGTTTCTGAAGAATGCGATTGCAGAAAACCTAAATCGGGCATGTTGCTGGAAGCAATTGCAACTTATGACATTGATCCGGCGCTTTCTGTGATGATTGGTGATAAACCACGCGATGTAGAAGCCGCTAACGGGGCAGGAGTAAAGGGGATTTTAATTGAGCCAGATGAACAGCTCAGCTACGAACACATAAAGGAAGTTCTGGCTTCATAA